From a single Streptomyces sp. 1331.2 genomic region:
- a CDS encoding serine/threonine-protein kinase, producing the protein MGETCVRPDCSGDGRIDADGYCDECGLAPAGGTTATPQAPAPAAAAGPGSPCPRDCSGTIDADGYCDDCGLTPPGPDTGVTQPYVPSARVAPDSARSASARSSRTGSARSMSGRSRSHRSTRTGSSRSVSVRSTRGSSSAGTRNRLGAGLVTVPTVASADPAQAVLANPEVPERKRFCSKCEAPVGREKNGRPGRPDGFCTKCGTPYSFTPKLRRGDLVGGQYEVVGCLAHGGLGWIYLAVDRRLDDKWVVLKGLLDTGDEDALAAAVAERRFLAEVDHPNIVRIINFAEHPDLRTGATDGYIVMEYVGGKSLKDIANDRRAPDGRREPLPVEQAIAYALEALPALGYLHDRGLVYCDFKIDNAIQSGDTLKIIDMGAVRRLDDDGPIYGTIGYQAPEIATDGPSPASDLYTVARTLAVLTFDFQGYSSTYRDTLPGPEDVEVFARYESYYRLLVRATDPDPARRFASAEEMADQLTAVLREILALRNDRPYPALSTLFGPELRVVDTELVLPASTPGQLRVTALDPAAAALALPIPRVDPGDPNAGFLATLLSPDPADALAALAGAPAVSMESRLRELRALLELGRHRDAVGRLAELEQDHPDDWRVVWYRGLTALVGAAEGLAEPPRAADPASGRVADLRAAAEAFDAVYDAFPGEAAPKLALAICAELLGDGGDAAEFYRLVWSTDHAYLSAAFGLARVRLAEDDRPGAVRVLESVPATSSQYTAARIAAVRARLRERPATDELAADLGAGSEQLTALRLDDRRREELSVEVLSAALGWIGAGSAGAPQAAGLVVLGRPAQERELRFALEQSYRVLARLADRAETRIEMVERANRARPRTWV; encoded by the coding sequence ATGGGCGAGACGTGCGTACGGCCGGACTGCTCCGGCGACGGCAGGATCGACGCGGACGGCTACTGCGACGAGTGCGGGCTGGCCCCGGCGGGCGGGACCACCGCCACGCCCCAGGCGCCCGCACCGGCAGCCGCGGCGGGCCCCGGCTCGCCCTGTCCCCGGGACTGCTCCGGCACCATCGACGCCGACGGCTACTGCGACGACTGCGGCCTGACCCCGCCCGGCCCCGACACCGGCGTCACCCAGCCCTACGTCCCCTCCGCCCGGGTCGCCCCGGACTCGGCGCGCAGCGCCTCCGCCCGCTCCTCCCGCACCGGCTCGGCCCGCTCGATGTCCGGCCGCTCCCGCTCGCACCGCTCGACCCGCACCGGCAGCAGCCGCTCGGTCTCGGTGCGCTCCACCCGGGGCAGCAGCAGCGCGGGCACCCGCAACCGGCTGGGCGCCGGCCTGGTCACCGTGCCGACCGTGGCGAGCGCCGACCCGGCGCAGGCGGTGCTGGCCAACCCGGAGGTGCCCGAGCGCAAGCGGTTCTGCTCCAAGTGCGAGGCCCCGGTGGGCCGGGAGAAGAACGGCCGCCCGGGCCGCCCGGACGGCTTCTGCACCAAGTGCGGCACGCCGTACTCGTTCACGCCCAAGCTGCGCCGCGGCGACCTGGTCGGCGGGCAGTACGAGGTGGTGGGCTGCCTGGCGCACGGCGGGCTCGGCTGGATCTACCTGGCGGTGGACCGGCGGCTGGACGACAAGTGGGTGGTGCTCAAGGGCCTGCTGGACACCGGGGACGAGGACGCGCTGGCCGCGGCCGTCGCCGAACGGCGCTTCCTGGCCGAGGTCGACCACCCGAACATCGTCCGGATCATCAACTTCGCCGAGCACCCGGACCTGCGCACCGGCGCCACCGACGGCTACATCGTGATGGAGTACGTCGGCGGCAAGTCGCTCAAGGACATCGCCAACGACCGCCGCGCCCCGGACGGCCGGCGCGAGCCGCTGCCGGTCGAGCAGGCCATCGCCTACGCGCTGGAGGCGCTGCCGGCCCTGGGCTACCTGCACGACCGGGGCCTGGTGTACTGCGACTTCAAGATCGACAACGCCATCCAGAGCGGCGACACCCTCAAGATCATCGACATGGGCGCCGTCCGCCGCCTCGACGACGACGGCCCGATCTACGGCACCATCGGCTACCAGGCGCCCGAGATCGCCACCGACGGCCCCTCCCCCGCCTCCGACCTCTACACCGTGGCCCGCACCCTCGCGGTGCTCACCTTCGACTTCCAGGGCTACAGCAGCACCTACCGGGACACCCTGCCCGGCCCGGAGGACGTCGAGGTCTTCGCCCGGTACGAGTCGTACTACCGGCTGCTGGTCCGCGCCACCGACCCGGACCCGGCCCGCCGCTTCGCCTCCGCCGAGGAGATGGCCGACCAGCTCACCGCCGTGCTGCGGGAGATCCTGGCCCTCCGGAACGACCGGCCCTACCCGGCCCTCTCCACCCTCTTCGGGCCCGAACTACGCGTCGTGGACACCGAGTTGGTCCTGCCGGCCAGCACGCCCGGACAGCTCCGGGTGACCGCCCTGGACCCGGCCGCCGCCGCCCTCGCCCTGCCCATCCCCCGGGTCGACCCGGGCGACCCCAACGCCGGCTTCCTCGCCACCCTGCTCTCCCCCGACCCCGCCGACGCGCTCGCCGCCCTGGCCGGCGCACCCGCCGTCTCGATGGAGAGCCGGCTGCGCGAACTGCGCGCCCTGCTCGAACTCGGCCGCCACCGCGACGCCGTGGGCCGCCTCGCCGAGCTGGAACAGGACCACCCGGACGACTGGCGGGTGGTCTGGTACCGCGGCCTCACCGCCCTCGTCGGGGCTGCCGAGGGGCTTGCGGAGCCGCCCCGAGCAGCCGATCCGGCGAGCGGGCGCGTAGCAGACCTCCGGGCGGCGGCCGAGGCCTTCGACGCCGTCTACGACGCCTTCCCCGGTGAGGCCGCCCCCAAGCTGGCCCTCGCCATCTGCGCCGAACTCCTCGGCGACGGCGGCGACGCGGCCGAGTTCTACCGGCTGGTGTGGAGCACCGACCACGCCTACCTGAGCGCCGCCTTCGGGCTGGCCCGGGTCCGGCTGGCCGAGGACGACCGCCCCGGCGCGGTCCGCGTCCTGGAGTCCGTCCCGGCCACCTCCAGCCAGTACACCGCCGCCCGGATCGCCGCCGTCCGCGCCCGGCTGCGCGAGCGGCCCGCCACCGACGAGCTGGCCGCCGACCTCGGCGCCGGCTCCGAGCAGCTGACCGCGCTGCGGCTGGACGACCGCCGCCGCGAGGAGCTGTCCGTCGAGGTGCTCAGCGCGGCCCTCGGCTGGATCGGCGCCGGTTCGGCCGGCGCCCCGCAGGCCGCCGGACTGGTGGTGCTGGGACGTCCCGCGCAGGAGCGGGAACTGCGCTTCGCCCTGGAACAGTCCTACCGGGTACTCGCCCGGTTGGCCGACCGGGCGGAGACCAGGATCGAGATGGTGGAACGGGCCAACCGTGCCCGTCCCAGGACGTGGGTGTAG
- a CDS encoding FHA domain-containing protein, protein MPICPRGHESQAEDWCDFCGFPMTPPAPAPGAHGGYPGAPGAEHPAPGTPAGHPQHGGASFGAPPPPPPMPPGAVPPPGAVPPPGSYPPPGSYPPPAQGLTEGLTVCPICRSPQTGRFCEECGYDYELSTPSRRQTPAAAAPVPGPAQPAPLNIPAAYGGAPQQPQHPQDPYGQAPHGQDPYGQDPYGRQAAEQPPAAPQAVAPPVPQQPQAPAQQAPAQQHTYGYPPPEGAFPEAQLREDSGPVYAQPAGPGPNTRGGDFGTSFHLAPPQQPQQPQPPHQEAAPAEPVRTTWIAVVAADRDYFTDMMARSGPEAAGLFFPPYCPERRIPLTGRGQLRIGRRSQHRGTVPEIDLSVPPEDPGASHQHALLAEQADGSWVLVDQDSTNGTTVNGGAEPVAPHTAVPLNDGDRIHIGAWTTITVHRA, encoded by the coding sequence ATGCCGATCTGCCCGAGGGGCCACGAGTCGCAGGCCGAGGACTGGTGCGACTTCTGCGGCTTCCCGATGACCCCGCCGGCCCCGGCCCCCGGCGCCCACGGGGGCTACCCGGGCGCGCCCGGAGCCGAGCACCCGGCACCCGGCACGCCCGCCGGGCACCCGCAGCACGGCGGTGCGTCCTTCGGCGCGCCGCCGCCCCCGCCGCCGATGCCCCCGGGGGCGGTGCCCCCGCCGGGTGCCGTGCCCCCGCCCGGGTCCTACCCGCCGCCCGGGTCCTACCCGCCGCCGGCACAGGGCCTCACCGAGGGCCTGACCGTCTGCCCGATCTGCCGCAGCCCGCAGACCGGCCGGTTCTGCGAGGAGTGCGGCTACGACTACGAGCTCTCCACGCCCTCGCGCCGCCAGACCCCGGCCGCCGCCGCGCCCGTCCCCGGCCCCGCCCAGCCCGCGCCGCTGAACATCCCGGCGGCCTACGGCGGCGCCCCGCAGCAGCCCCAGCACCCGCAGGACCCGTACGGCCAGGCCCCACACGGCCAGGACCCGTACGGCCAGGACCCGTACGGCCGGCAGGCGGCCGAGCAGCCCCCGGCGGCCCCGCAGGCCGTCGCCCCGCCCGTGCCGCAGCAGCCGCAGGCCCCCGCCCAGCAGGCACCGGCCCAGCAGCACACCTACGGCTACCCTCCGCCGGAGGGCGCCTTCCCCGAGGCCCAGCTGCGCGAGGACTCCGGCCCGGTGTACGCCCAGCCGGCCGGCCCCGGGCCGAACACCCGCGGCGGCGACTTCGGCACCTCCTTCCACCTCGCCCCGCCGCAGCAGCCGCAGCAGCCGCAGCCTCCGCACCAGGAGGCCGCCCCGGCCGAGCCGGTGCGGACCACCTGGATCGCCGTCGTCGCGGCCGACCGGGACTACTTCACCGACATGATGGCCCGCAGCGGCCCCGAGGCTGCCGGCCTGTTCTTCCCGCCGTACTGCCCCGAGCGCCGGATCCCGCTGACCGGCCGCGGCCAGCTGCGGATCGGGCGGCGCAGCCAGCACCGCGGCACCGTCCCGGAGATCGACCTGTCCGTCCCGCCGGAGGACCCGGGCGCCTCCCACCAGCACGCGTTGCTCGCCGAACAGGCGGACGGCAGCTGGGTGCTGGTGGACCAGGACTCGACCAACGGCACCACCGTGAACGGCGGCGCGGAGCCGGTCGCCCCGCACACCGCGGTGCCGCTGAACGACGGCGACCGGATCCACATCGGCGCCTGGACGACCATCACGGTGCACCGCGCCTGA
- a CDS encoding vWA domain-containing protein: protein MATLAKPNLPRFDVEIFQNEYLADGAREVNAIVTVTATGGGTSGGRPLGITDAGPAGAGAEAAVVILVDCSGSMDYPKTKINGAREATSAAIDALRDGTAFAVVAGTHEARDIYPGDGTLATASAATREQAKESLRRLTAAGGTAMGTWLAKADKLFLTRHDIAIRHAILLTDGNNEHESAEDLARTIERVTGHFTADCRGVGTDWRIDELRKISSALLGTVDIVAEPSGLAEDFRSMMAGAMGKQVADVALRIWTPANATVKFVKQVAPAVEDLTARRTEAGPRAGDYPTGSWGDESRDYHVCVEVPAASIGNEMLAARISLVLPPQVGSGTPEVLSQGLVKAVWTDDLASSTRISPQVAHYTGQAELASSIQEGLEAHRAGDVDTATAKLGAAVRIAHATGNDGTYKLLQKVVDVVDPKEGTVRFRKNVSEADSMTLETRSTKTVRVKK from the coding sequence ATGGCAACACTGGCGAAGCCGAACCTGCCCAGGTTCGACGTGGAGATCTTCCAGAACGAGTACCTGGCCGACGGCGCCCGCGAGGTCAACGCCATCGTCACCGTCACCGCGACCGGCGGCGGCACCTCCGGCGGGCGCCCGCTCGGGATCACCGACGCCGGGCCCGCCGGGGCCGGGGCCGAGGCGGCCGTGGTGATCCTGGTGGACTGCTCGGGCTCGATGGACTACCCCAAGACCAAGATCAACGGCGCCCGGGAGGCCACCTCCGCCGCCATCGACGCCCTGCGCGACGGCACCGCCTTCGCCGTCGTCGCCGGCACCCACGAGGCCCGCGACATCTACCCCGGCGACGGCACCCTGGCCACCGCCTCCGCCGCCACCCGCGAGCAGGCCAAGGAGTCGCTGCGCCGCCTCACCGCGGCCGGCGGCACCGCGATGGGCACCTGGCTGGCCAAGGCCGACAAGCTCTTCCTCACCCGCCACGACATCGCCATCCGGCACGCGATCCTGCTCACCGACGGCAACAACGAGCACGAGTCGGCGGAGGACCTGGCCCGCACCATCGAGCGGGTCACCGGCCACTTCACCGCCGACTGCCGGGGCGTCGGCACCGACTGGCGGATCGACGAACTGCGCAAGATCTCCTCGGCGCTGCTCGGCACCGTCGACATCGTCGCCGAACCCTCCGGCCTGGCCGAGGACTTCCGCTCGATGATGGCCGGCGCCATGGGCAAGCAGGTCGCCGACGTCGCCCTGCGGATCTGGACCCCGGCCAACGCCACCGTGAAGTTCGTCAAGCAGGTCGCCCCCGCGGTCGAGGACCTCACCGCCCGCCGCACCGAGGCCGGGCCCCGGGCCGGGGACTACCCCACCGGCTCCTGGGGCGACGAGAGCCGCGACTACCACGTCTGCGTCGAGGTCCCGGCCGCCTCCATCGGCAACGAGATGCTCGCCGCCCGGATCAGCCTGGTGCTGCCCCCGCAGGTCGGCAGCGGCACCCCCGAGGTGCTCAGCCAGGGCCTGGTCAAGGCGGTGTGGACCGACGACCTGGCCTCCTCCACCCGGATCAGCCCACAGGTCGCCCACTACACCGGGCAGGCCGAACTGGCCTCCTCCATCCAGGAGGGACTGGAGGCCCACCGCGCCGGGGACGTCGACACCGCCACCGCCAAGCTGGGCGCCGCCGTCCGGATCGCCCACGCGACCGGGAACGACGGCACCTACAAGCTGCTGCAGAAGGTGGTGGACGTGGTGGACCCGAAGGAGGGTACGGTTCGGTTCCGTAAGAACGTGAGCGAGGCCGACTCGATGACCCTTGAGACCCGGTCGACCAAGACGGTACGTGTGAAGAAGTGA
- a CDS encoding ABC transporter ATP-binding protein, whose product MTAAISADGIRQRYGDVQAVDGVSFTVEAGEFYGILGPNGAGKTTTMEILEGVREPDEGRVELLGMAPWPRNPKLLPRIGVQFQASAFFRKLTARETIRTFASFYGVGAKRADAMLERVGLADKSEAMTDQMSGGQAQRLSIACALAHDPELVFLDEPTTGLDPQARRNLWDLLRDINAEGRTVVLTTHYLDEAEVLCDRVSIMDHGKILHTGAPAALIREIDDTVRISVASGQLPLDRARELLTAAGADIATLEDDTVSLSVSTRLPAPVLSVLAEQNALRGLEVRGATLEDVFLQLTGREFRA is encoded by the coding sequence ATGACTGCAGCTATATCCGCCGACGGCATCCGTCAGCGGTACGGGGATGTGCAGGCCGTCGACGGGGTGTCCTTCACCGTCGAGGCCGGCGAGTTCTACGGGATCCTGGGCCCCAACGGCGCCGGGAAGACCACCACGATGGAGATCCTGGAAGGCGTCCGGGAACCGGACGAGGGCCGGGTCGAGCTGCTGGGGATGGCTCCCTGGCCGCGCAATCCGAAACTGCTGCCGAGAATCGGCGTGCAGTTCCAGGCCTCCGCTTTCTTCCGGAAACTGACGGCCCGGGAGACCATTCGCACCTTCGCGTCGTTCTACGGGGTCGGTGCCAAGCGGGCCGATGCGATGCTGGAGCGGGTCGGCCTCGCGGACAAGTCCGAAGCCATGACCGACCAGATGTCCGGCGGCCAGGCCCAGCGCCTGTCGATCGCCTGCGCACTGGCCCACGACCCGGAGCTCGTCTTCCTGGACGAGCCCACCACCGGCCTCGACCCGCAGGCCCGGCGCAACCTCTGGGACCTCCTGCGGGACATCAACGCCGAGGGCCGCACGGTCGTGCTCACCACGCACTACCTGGACGAGGCCGAGGTGCTCTGCGACCGCGTCTCGATCATGGACCACGGCAAGATCCTGCACACCGGCGCCCCGGCGGCGCTGATCCGCGAGATCGACGACACCGTGCGGATCAGCGTGGCCTCCGGCCAGCTGCCCCTCGACCGGGCCCGCGAGCTGCTGACCGCGGCCGGCGCCGACATCGCCACCCTGGAGGACGACACCGTCTCGCTCTCCGTCTCCACCCGCCTTCCGGCCCCGGTGCTCAGCGTCCTGGCCGAGCAGAACGCCCTGCGCGGCCTCGAAGTGCGGGGCGCCACCCTGGAGGACGTCTTCCTCCAGCTGACCGGACGGGAGTTCCGCGCATGA
- a CDS encoding PP2C family serine/threonine-protein phosphatase: MPQQTECPSCSEPMDPEDAYCGSCGAGRDGRPAPGAMPAGWAAARGEAVPQQRGPVCVHCGQPQVTPDGYCEGCGGAQPRPRDHMEKALGGVAGVSDRGVRHHRNEDSFTVAATSLPGGEPVVVAVVCDGVSSSDRPDEASATAVDAASESLLTSLEAGRDPNEAMRAAIADAAGAVADLATDGAGPARPDLNAPACTYVSAIAAGGRVTIGWVGDTRAYWIPDDRAAAEPFRLTQDDSWAARMVEAGLMSEAEAYADPRAHAITGWLGADAEEVVPHTLDFTPHVPGVVLICTDGLWNYAEAATDLAYYVRPDARTEPLATAQTLVKFAVAAGGHDNITVAVLPIDPPVVPVEEAEQTPTALDLPVLTPAAPAARPAVEEDEDYEPTLPDIPVIGSPAAPLPAALPPQAPPVPAVPPAPPAAPPVPPQPPQPPHPPTA; the protein is encoded by the coding sequence ATGCCGCAGCAGACCGAGTGCCCGAGCTGTTCCGAGCCGATGGATCCGGAGGACGCCTACTGCGGCTCCTGCGGGGCAGGCCGGGACGGCCGGCCGGCCCCGGGCGCGATGCCCGCGGGCTGGGCCGCCGCCCGGGGTGAGGCCGTACCGCAGCAGCGCGGGCCGGTCTGCGTGCACTGCGGGCAGCCGCAGGTCACCCCGGACGGCTACTGCGAGGGCTGCGGCGGCGCCCAGCCGCGCCCGCGCGACCACATGGAGAAGGCGCTCGGCGGCGTCGCCGGGGTCAGCGACCGCGGCGTGCGCCACCACCGCAACGAGGACAGCTTCACCGTCGCCGCGACCTCGCTGCCCGGCGGCGAGCCGGTCGTGGTCGCCGTGGTGTGCGACGGCGTCTCCTCCTCCGACCGCCCGGACGAGGCCTCGGCGACCGCCGTGGACGCCGCCTCCGAGTCCCTGCTGACCTCCCTGGAGGCCGGCCGCGACCCGAACGAGGCGATGCGCGCGGCCATCGCCGACGCCGCCGGGGCCGTGGCCGACCTGGCCACCGACGGCGCCGGCCCCGCCCGGCCCGACCTCAACGCGCCCGCCTGCACCTACGTCAGCGCGATAGCGGCCGGCGGCCGGGTCACCATCGGCTGGGTCGGCGACACCCGGGCGTACTGGATCCCGGACGACCGCGCCGCCGCCGAGCCCTTCCGGCTCACCCAGGACGACTCCTGGGCGGCCCGGATGGTCGAGGCCGGGCTGATGAGCGAGGCGGAGGCCTACGCCGACCCGCGCGCCCACGCGATCACCGGCTGGCTCGGCGCCGACGCCGAGGAGGTCGTGCCGCACACCCTCGACTTCACCCCGCACGTCCCCGGCGTGGTGCTGATCTGCACCGACGGCCTGTGGAACTACGCCGAGGCGGCCACCGACCTGGCGTACTACGTCCGGCCGGACGCCCGCACCGAGCCGCTCGCCACGGCGCAGACCCTGGTGAAGTTCGCGGTCGCGGCCGGCGGCCACGACAACATCACGGTCGCCGTGCTGCCGATCGACCCGCCGGTCGTCCCCGTCGAGGAGGCCGAACAGACCCCGACCGCACTGGACCTGCCGGTGCTGACCCCGGCGGCGCCGGCGGCACGACCGGCCGTCGAGGAGGACGAGGACTACGAGCCGACCCTGCCGGACATCCCGGTGATCGGCTCCCCTGCCGCCCCGCTGCCCGCCGCCCTGCCGCCCCAGGCCCCACCGGTCCCGGCCGTCCCGCCGGCGCCTCCCGCCGCCCCGCCCGTCCCGCCGCAGCCACCCCAGCCGCCGCACCCGCCGACGGCCTGA
- a CDS encoding glutamate ABC transporter substrate-binding protein produces MRKRTVIGTATRALALLAAGAVVLTAGGPVGAAPQAAQQAQQAQQAQQAQQAQQAQQEQQTQQEQQEQGPTDTCDVYKSVPPSTEDGPAVKAIKARRSLVIGVDQNSYRWGARNPNTGQIEGFDIDLARAIGAAVMGDPDKVVLKPVATADRIDAVKKGRVDLIVRTMTINCKRMEDVAFSKPYFNTTQRVLVPKASPAKSVDDAIKDRTVCAADGSTAQAVVTGKKTAAKVVTVENQLDCLVLMQLGKVDATMTDTGLAAGQAAQDQTVRMVDGEAQPEVMGVAMLKESPDLTARVNQVLADYYARGDWARSYDHWLKPYMGGEADHYWPGTH; encoded by the coding sequence ATGCGCAAGAGGACCGTCATCGGAACAGCCACCCGGGCCCTGGCCCTGCTCGCGGCCGGCGCCGTCGTGCTCACCGCGGGCGGGCCGGTCGGCGCCGCACCCCAGGCGGCGCAGCAGGCCCAGCAGGCCCAGCAGGCCCAGCAGGCCCAGCAGGCCCAGCAGGCCCAGCAGGAACAACAAACCCAGCAGGAACAACAGGAGCAGGGCCCGACCGACACCTGCGACGTCTACAAGAGCGTGCCGCCGAGCACCGAGGACGGCCCGGCCGTGAAGGCCATCAAGGCCAGGCGCAGCCTGGTGATCGGCGTCGACCAGAACAGCTACCGGTGGGGCGCCCGCAACCCGAACACCGGCCAGATCGAAGGCTTCGACATCGACCTCGCCCGGGCGATCGGCGCCGCCGTCATGGGCGACCCGGACAAGGTGGTGCTCAAGCCGGTGGCGACCGCCGACCGGATCGACGCCGTCAAGAAGGGCCGGGTCGACCTGATCGTCCGCACCATGACGATCAACTGCAAGCGGATGGAGGACGTCGCCTTCTCCAAGCCGTACTTCAACACCACCCAGCGCGTCCTGGTCCCGAAGGCCTCCCCGGCGAAGTCCGTCGACGACGCGATCAAGGACCGGACGGTGTGCGCCGCCGACGGCTCCACCGCCCAGGCCGTGGTCACCGGCAAGAAGACCGCGGCGAAGGTCGTCACGGTGGAGAACCAGCTGGACTGCCTGGTCCTGATGCAGCTCGGCAAGGTCGACGCCACCATGACCGACACCGGCCTGGCGGCCGGTCAGGCCGCCCAGGACCAGACCGTGCGGATGGTGGACGGCGAGGCGCAGCCGGAGGTGATGGGCGTCGCCATGCTGAAGGAGAGCCCCGACCTGACCGCCCGGGTCAACCAGGTGCTGGCCGACTACTACGCCCGCGGCGACTGGGCCCGTTCATACGACCACTGGTTGAAGCCGTACATGGGCGGCGAGGCCGACCACTACTGGCCGGGCACGCACTGA